The genomic interval atttatttatatattaatccatgaatatagataaaactagaaaatcttataacataGATCGAAGGGAATACTAGCAGTGAAAACCTTCGGAAGTTCAGACTTAGGGTCTgttttcccaaaaacttttcttaaaaacatcacatcgaatctttgaacacctaaataaaacattaaatatatatgaacattaaaactaattacacagttgtgggtaaaatcgtgagacgaatcttttgagcctaattataacatgattagctataagtgctacagtaaccaacatgtgctaatgacggattaattagactcaaaatatccgtctcgtggtttccatgcggaatctaaaatttatttttttcattcgtgtccgaaaaacCATTatgacatccagtcaaacgttcAACGTAATCCTTTTACCAACAAATTTTGGCAagtaaacaaggccttaagggggtgtttggatcccaGGGACtgtccctgtcacatcgaatatttggacactaattagaagtattaaatatagactattaataaaacccatctcaTACTGcagactatttcacgagacaaatctattgaacctaattaattcatgattagcgaatgtgatactacagtaaacatttgctaatccaggattaattaggcttaaaaaattgtctaatgaaatagcatttatttatgcaattagttttgttatcagtttatatttaatactcctaattaacatccaaacatccgatgtgacaagagactaaaaagtctctgtatccaaacagccactaaggccttgtttagttccccaattttttttctaaaaacatcacatcgaatttttggacacctaaataaagcattaaacatagatgaatcaaaaaaactaattgcatagttatggaagaaatcttgagacgaatcttttgagccgaattagcccatgattagccataagtactacagtaaccaacatgtgctaatgacggattaattaggctcaaaagattcgtctcgcagtttctaggctagccgtgaaattcgtttttttcattcgtgtccgaaaaccccttccgacatctggtcaaatatttgacgtgaccacttcttaaaaaattttcttaatctaatcaccaccaaaaaattttcttaatctaatcACCACCTAAGATATGTATACTGGCTACTGAATTTCGGTTTTGCGAAAAGAAAGATGTCGTTGTCGATGACCGATAAGCGACGAGACCCACGAATCTAATAAATGCAGATTTCATGGAGAAAAACACGGAGGAAAGTGGGGTGCAGTTTTTGAAACAAACGATAAAAAGTCTCTCATGGTGCTGACATTTTCTATCTTCATCATGCGACAGATACAGAGAATTCAACCTGTGACGGTCACATAACTACAGAAAATTATGCAGGCTAGCGGAGAAAGCaggcacacacacacaaatgcAATTATATGCAAGAAAAGGTTGGCACGGGGATCTCGGTGGAAGGATCAGAGAGTTATCATGCACATGGTATGATCAATGTTCAGGTTCAGTGGAAACTGTAAAAGCAAACGCACCACATGAGAtgccaacttttttttcacacgAACATGCATGTAGCAGTACAAGATGCATcggttttctttaaaattttttggcagtTGTATCTGTAATTTGCAGCAATTTGGttacataattaatagttCGTACAATATGTGGAATCTGAACCAGCTAGCTAAATCggaaaaacatattatgacAATGGCCATCTCAGTTTTGGCCTTTTAGGGCCTCAGTACTTATTATTAAAGTGTAAACAGCCAAGGAATCTATAGGCTGTAAAGGAAGAGCAAACTGATATCTCCCAATCATGGCCCATGGCAAccagaaaataaagaaaaagaagggaggATGGAAGTTGGAAGCATACAAAAAGGACCAAGAGGTAGTAATAGTGATGGTGGATATTAACTTGTTGAGGCACATAACTACACACCGTAATAGAAAGAACACAATCACTCAATCAGTCTAGCCCAACAAACGACAAACACAACATTGTTAAGCACTAATACGTTTTGGAAGCATAAGCATTTTAGGTTATTTAACAAAGATTAGgattaagaagaaaatattaggGTGCTCTTTATGAACAAGGAATTGATACGATTGACGAGTGAGATGATAGgtgagaataaaatataaagaatttaaaataaaaagcgACCGGTGGGATCAATAGTTAATagtatcaaaaatatttatatcctaGCGTAAGATTTAaatcatgtaaatatttatattttggaacggaggggtCCTAGTTTAACACAATGAAAAATTACAAGACTGACACTGTGGCGGGTCTGCctagtgatcaaatatttgaaaattttaatttcatcaatcaaatctggTTGCTAatgttggatgataatctgaagACATGCATGCAAGTTAAAAATCTCATACGCACCCTCCCCCAGACCCATGCATTGCGCGCGTGTTtgacataaaaacaaaaaatcaaacgtttaatcaatagcaaaagtgaatTAACAAACATTTTCGTATTCAGCCAGCACAGAATATTGTGCAGGCTTAGTTGAGGCTTGAGCTAGTAACGTATTTACTTCGAAACTACATCAACATTTGTGAAACGTAGGCAAGTGTGGTAATTATAGACCGCGAGCTAGAGACTTACAGTGACAGGAAGGAGCGAGGTGAGCATTGGTAATGTCTTACGTGATTCTGTCGTGGCTCCAGAGGATGGCGTAGCGGTGGAAGTCCTGCGTGGGGTCGAACCAGAGGCCGTatctctcctcccggccggccgccgtgctgcCATTGCCGTACACGTTGGTCTGCACCCTCCACTCCCTGCCCCTCACGTTCCCCAGGAACTCGAAGTCCAGCTCGTCGTGCGTCCTCTCGTACACGTCCCCGTTCGACATCTGCAGCCACACGAATGCcaatgtcgtcgtcgtcgtcgtcacaaTCCATGCATCCATCGCGCGCGACAACGTTGGTAGCGTGGTAGTGGTGCTTACGtagaaggcgacgacgacgccggcggcgtagTCGGCGGGGAGCTTGATGCTGGCGCTGAAGAACCCGTGGTGGTACGCGCCGCGCGAGGCGAATCCTGCGCCTGGGACGGAGCGAGGGGGGCACGGTGAGACGCAGACGACATGAACGCAGCAAGGCACCGATCTGCCGCGGGGGGAAGCATACCTGTCCTCTCGTCGAGTGCGATGTGCACCCgcttcccgccgccgtggagcATGAGGTTCGAGTCGCCGAACAGCTGGGTGTATCCCTCCTCGAAggagagcgccgccgccgccgccgccgccggggggaGGAGACTGTCCACCGTGGCTGCGTACGCGGCAGCGCGCGGTTGCAACGGCGCCGCCAAGAGGACGGCGGCCAAGATTGCTGGTATCAGTAGCAAGGAACGGCGAGCCATGGCGTCCCGCCCTGCCCTGCTTCTGTGTCGAGTGCTCGGTGTCGCGCTCTCCCTGTTCCTTTGCTCTGCTCTCGCTGGCTGGTTAATGTGGCCAGTTTAATGGATTGGAAAGGTAGCTACCTTTTTCATGTGCTGGGGATGTGAATGGAGAGCCAGGGGAGGACATGGATGAGCAAATTGATCATAGCCCTTTATTGGGAGTTGAACTCACAGTGATTGCACTATACTACATTATGAGTGTATAGCTGCAAATGTTAAGCCAAAATGAAAGATTACTCCAgtatataaacatgtatagagtttttcACAGGATGAAACTAAATGATCGCTTCACATGAGAGAATAGATgggaaaattaaataagatgtgcttatagctatattttgggtAGAGAGAACCATGAATTGTGGTTATACATCTGACTACTGTACTTGGCACAGTACTCCGTATCTCACTAGGgccttagagcaggtacaatagcaataagcatattttaaagagatagaggtgagagagaagagagatggtttactaatttgtagccagctgcacacggattctaagacacagtgtgtgtatgacatgtgaggacatgtattaatattttataggtaaccatggtatgaattgactattatattgctatagataaattagagctgtAGTATACAACACACAAGTTCACAGCTTTATACGCCTTGTCCAACCAATGCTCATCAgagtcacaactcacaagttCACATGACTCCCGTTTCTTGGTACGGTGGTGTGTGTAGACTTTGGACTGATCGATCAGCACAACGCCACAACCTGGTCTCCAGTACAATCATCGACAAGGAAGATACCTGTATTCGGCGGCATTCCATCCATGCTCATGTGTCGCCCAGTAGCCGTACAGACATCTGGTCCAGTCCAAAGAGACGTTCAGATGCGGCTGCGTTGCCCAGGTATCCTAGAGTATCAACTATCAAGCATGCAACCAACGTAGCATTACTATACTATCACTGTCACGTCAGTCTACGAAGCAGATACGGAGTACTCCACTAAACATTGAGTACCTACTACCGTATTAATCTCCCCGAAATAAgagtattttttagttttttgatacaatattttaactcttcatcttatttagaatatttttaattaatatttttattcttaccagatgataaaacacgaacagtactttatgcgtgactaatttttttaagtttttatataaatttttcaaataagacgaatggtcaaatgttgaacacgaaaaaataaaaaataaagttattatgggacggaggtagtatcttacaataagtatatttttattatttatgtttaatatttgattaagACTATAaccaatattttattattattaaataataaaacataaatattattctaTGTGCGTCtaatttctttataaatttttttcaaataacatgAGCAATCAAAGAAtacaaaaatctaaaaatataatagtagTTATATTTGGACACCCGCCAATTTGCCGTTGGCGCGAACGACGGGCGAACACAGGCGACGAAAAATGTCGGGCTGTCAGCAGCTACTAGTGTCCACGGCACTGTAGCAGTAGTCACCCCTCACCAGTGAAACGTGTTGTTAGCCTTGATAATCGCCGTGTCAGCAGAGTGAATGCAGTGTCGATCGTCTGTCAGCGAGCGAAAAAAGTCCACTCATCGGTGGCCACACGCACCAAAAAAACGGCCGTGAAAAGGGACGACGGGCACCGGACAGAACGAGGGACGAGGAGAGGATAGGCTGACAGTGGTGTACGATGAGTAATCCTTGCTCGCTTCTCCTTTTGGACCACCATGGCTTCGATCCCGGAGcagccagcccagccgcgaCGATGAACTGGCTTGTGGCTGGCTGCCGCCTGCCTTGGTGGTGGccagccatggccatggccaaaCCCGTCCCCCGGTCACCGTCTCCGAGGCGTTTGTTCTTGCCTTTTCTCTCCTTtgctttcttctcttctcctctcttctcttgcGTTGTTCGTCTAGTTGGAGCTCTCGGCGTGTGCCTTTTTCCTCGTGCCCACTTCTCCTTTTTGGACCAGTGCTTCGTTCCGGTCTTGTTCGCTAGCGGTTGCCACTATCCGGTCTTATTCACGGGCTAGAATTTGCATGcaactttttttccttcctttttttttttggtttggaggAATCCTACGCTTTATCGTCAACACTCAACATGGTAGGGTTCAACCCATGAATGCCTATAAGACCTAATAGTAGTCCTTACAGCAGATGAACGT from Oryza brachyantha chromosome 3, ObraRS2, whole genome shotgun sequence carries:
- the LOC102716670 gene encoding probable xyloglucan endotransglucosylase/hydrolase protein 27, coding for MARRSLLLIPAILAAVLLAAPLQPRAAAYAATVDSLLPPAAAAAAALSFEEGYTQLFGDSNLMLHGGGKRVHIALDERTGAGFASRGAYHHGFFSASIKLPADYAAGVVVAFYMSNGDVYERTHDELDFEFLGNVRGREWRVQTNVYGNGSTAAGREERYGLWFDPTQDFHRYAILWSHDRITFYVDETPIREVVRTTSMGAQFPSKPMSLYATIWDGSSWATSGGRYKVNYKYAPYVAEFTDLGLHGCPAAADGSPAQPCEATMPPGQRSAMERFRARYMTYGYCYDRVRYPAPLPECGVGAEAEAFLPSGEARSTADRRGSRHGKRRRRTGGGADSAL